One region of Streptomyces rishiriensis genomic DNA includes:
- a CDS encoding amidohydrolase family protein: MIETPSLVDQYCHGVLRTELGLGTFEAQLARTEGPPAPGTTLFDTQTGFAVRRWCPPLLGLEPHAPPARYLARRRELGVLEAGRRLLRGSGITTYLVDTGLPGDLTGPGELASAGAAEAREIVRLEPLAEQVADTSGTVESFLANLAESVHGAAANAVAFASVAGVRHGLALAPEPPGPGEVRGAAGRWLAGRRVGGELSDPVLLRHVLWIAVASGLPLQLHAGLGEPGARVDRTDPVLLTDFVRATAGLGTDLVLLHGYPYHRHAAHLAGVFPHVYADSGAALVRTGARAATILAEILELAPFGKILFSSGAGGLPELHVVGARLFREALARVLGAWVAEGAWSPTDAQRVAGLIAAGNARRVYGLG; the protein is encoded by the coding sequence ATGATCGAAACGCCGTCCTTGGTGGACCAGTACTGCCACGGCGTCCTGAGAACGGAGCTGGGTCTCGGTACCTTCGAGGCCCAGTTGGCCCGCACCGAGGGCCCGCCGGCCCCGGGCACGACGCTGTTCGACACCCAGACCGGGTTCGCGGTACGCCGCTGGTGCCCCCCGCTCCTCGGCCTGGAACCGCACGCGCCGCCCGCCCGTTATCTCGCCCGGCGTCGTGAACTCGGCGTACTGGAAGCGGGCCGCCGGCTGCTGCGCGGCAGCGGCATCACGACCTACCTGGTCGACACGGGCCTGCCCGGCGACCTCACCGGGCCGGGTGAGCTGGCCTCGGCCGGCGCCGCCGAGGCGCGGGAGATCGTGCGCCTGGAACCCCTCGCCGAGCAGGTCGCCGACACCTCCGGAACCGTCGAGTCCTTCCTGGCCAACCTCGCCGAGTCGGTCCACGGGGCCGCCGCGAACGCCGTGGCCTTCGCCTCCGTCGCGGGGGTCCGGCACGGCCTCGCCCTCGCGCCCGAGCCGCCCGGGCCGGGCGAGGTACGGGGTGCGGCGGGCCGCTGGCTGGCGGGCCGCAGGGTCGGTGGCGAGCTGAGCGACCCGGTGCTGCTGCGGCACGTGCTGTGGATCGCCGTCGCCTCGGGGCTGCCGCTCCAGCTGCACGCGGGGCTCGGCGAGCCGGGGGCGCGCGTCGACCGCACGGATCCGGTGCTGCTGACGGACTTCGTGCGGGCCACGGCAGGCCTCGGCACCGACCTCGTCCTGCTGCACGGCTACCCCTACCACCGGCACGCCGCCCACCTCGCGGGCGTCTTCCCGCACGTGTACGCCGACTCCGGCGCCGCACTCGTACGGACCGGCGCGCGCGCCGCGACGATCCTCGCGGAGATCCTGGAGCTGGCCCCCTTCGGCAAGATCCTCTTCTCCAGCGGCGCCGGGGGGCTGCCCGAGCTGCACGTGGTCGGGGCACGGCTGTTCCGCGAGGCGCTGGCGCGGGTGCTCGGCGCCTGGGTCGCGGAGGGAGCGTGGTCGCCGACGGACGCGCAACGGGTGGCGGGCCTGATCGCGGCGGGCAACGCGCGCCGGGTGTACGGGCTCGGCTGA
- a CDS encoding heme o synthase encodes MCVTAVESRPAGLIGTSQSPSRRPFGARVKAFVALTKPRIIELLLITTVPVMFLAQQGVPDLGLVVLTCLGGYLSAGGANALNMYIDRDIDALMDRTSQRPLVTGMVSPRECLAFGITLAVVSTLLFGLTVNWLSAWLALGALLFYVVVYTMILKRRTSQNIVWGGIAGCMPVLIGWSAVTDSVSWAPVVLFLVMFFWTPPHYWPLSMKVKEDYARVGVPMLPVVASNKTVAKQIVLYSWVMVAVSLLLTPLGYTGWFYTSVALVAGGWWLWEAHALQTRAKAEATGGKLKEMRLFHWSITYVSLLFVAVAVDPFLR; translated from the coding sequence GTGTGCGTGACGGCCGTTGAATCCCGTCCAGCGGGGCTTATCGGGACGAGCCAGAGCCCGAGCCGGCGGCCGTTCGGGGCCCGGGTCAAGGCGTTCGTGGCGCTGACCAAGCCGCGGATCATCGAGCTGCTGCTGATCACCACCGTCCCGGTGATGTTCCTGGCGCAGCAGGGCGTTCCCGATCTCGGCCTGGTGGTCCTGACCTGCCTCGGGGGTTACCTCTCCGCAGGCGGCGCCAATGCGCTGAACATGTACATCGACCGCGACATCGACGCGCTGATGGACCGCACCTCGCAGCGCCCGCTGGTGACCGGAATGGTCAGCCCGCGTGAATGTCTCGCCTTCGGCATCACTCTCGCGGTGGTCTCGACACTCCTGTTCGGTCTGACCGTCAACTGGCTGTCGGCCTGGCTCGCCCTCGGCGCGCTCCTCTTCTACGTCGTCGTCTACACGATGATCCTCAAGCGCCGTACCTCGCAGAACATCGTGTGGGGTGGCATCGCCGGCTGCATGCCGGTGCTGATCGGCTGGTCGGCCGTGACGGACTCGGTGTCCTGGGCGCCGGTCGTCCTCTTCCTCGTCATGTTCTTCTGGACGCCGCCGCACTACTGGCCGCTGTCCATGAAGGTCAAGGAGGACTACGCGCGCGTGGGCGTGCCGATGCTGCCGGTCGTCGCGTCCAACAAGACCGTCGCCAAGCAGATCGTCCTCTACAGCTGGGTGATGGTCGCCGTCTCGCTGCTGCTGACCCCGCTGGGCTACACCGGGTGGTTCTACACCTCGGTCGCGCTGGTGGCCGGCGGCTGGTGGCTGTGGGAGGCGCACGCGCTCCAGACCCGTGCGAAGGCGGAGGCGACGGGCGGGAAGCTGAAGGAGATGCGGCTGTTCCACTGGTCCATCACCTATGTGTCGCTGCTGTTCGTGGCGGTCGCGGTGGACCCCTTCCTGCGCTGA
- the tkt gene encoding transketolase — translation MSTKPTTTDLEWTELDQRAVDTARVLAADAVQKVGNGHPGTAMSLAPAAYTLFQKVMRHDPADADWVGRDRFVLSAGHSSLTLYTQLYLAGFGLELDDLKSFRTWGSKTPGHPEYGHTTGVETTTGPLGQGVANAVGMAMAARYERGLFDPETPLGESPFDHFVYVIAGDGCLQEGISAEASSLAGHQKLGNLVLLWDDNHISIEGDTETAVSEDTAKRYEAYGWHVQRVAPKPDGDLDPHALYDAIEAAKQVTDKPSFIAMRSIIAWPAPNAQNTEAAHGSALGDDEVAATKRVLGFDPEKSFEVADEVIAHTRGALERGQAARAVWEKSFQQWRDNNPDRAAEFERVAAGELPTGWEEKLPVFEPGKGVATRAASGKVLQALGAVIPELWGGSADLAGSNNTTIDKTSSFLPAGNPLPEADPYGRTVHFGIREHSMAAEMNGIALHGNTRIYGGTFLVFSDYMRNAVRLSALMHVPVTYVWTHDSIGLGEDGPTHQPVEHLASLRAIPGLNVVRPADANETAIAWREILKRWTKVFGKGAPHGLVLTRQGVPTYEPDENAAKGGYVLFEASTGTPEVILVATGSEVHVAVEARERLEADGVPTRVVSMPSVEWFEEQDQGYRDSVLPPSVKARVAVEAGIGLTWHKYVGDAGRIVSLEHFGASADGKVLFQEYGFTAENVAAKARESLAAAQR, via the coding sequence GTGAGCACCAAGCCGACCACCACAGACCTCGAGTGGACCGAGTTGGACCAGCGGGCGGTGGACACCGCCCGCGTCCTGGCCGCCGACGCCGTACAGAAGGTCGGCAACGGCCATCCCGGTACGGCGATGAGCCTGGCGCCTGCCGCGTACACCCTCTTCCAGAAGGTGATGCGGCACGACCCGGCGGACGCCGACTGGGTCGGCCGCGACCGCTTCGTGCTGTCCGCGGGGCACTCGTCCCTGACGCTCTACACCCAGCTGTACCTGGCCGGCTTCGGCCTGGAGCTGGACGACCTGAAGTCGTTCCGCACCTGGGGTTCCAAGACGCCGGGTCACCCGGAGTACGGCCACACCACGGGCGTCGAGACGACGACCGGCCCGCTGGGCCAGGGTGTCGCGAACGCCGTGGGCATGGCGATGGCCGCGCGCTACGAGCGCGGTCTGTTCGACCCGGAGACCCCGCTCGGCGAGTCGCCGTTCGACCACTTCGTCTACGTGATCGCCGGTGACGGCTGCCTCCAGGAGGGCATCTCCGCCGAGGCGTCCTCGCTGGCCGGTCACCAGAAGCTCGGCAACCTGGTCCTGCTGTGGGACGACAACCACATCTCGATCGAGGGCGACACCGAGACGGCCGTCTCCGAGGACACCGCCAAGCGCTACGAGGCGTACGGCTGGCACGTGCAGCGGGTCGCCCCCAAGCCGGACGGCGACCTGGACCCGCACGCCCTCTACGACGCGATCGAGGCCGCGAAGCAGGTGACGGACAAGCCGTCCTTCATCGCGATGCGCTCGATCATCGCCTGGCCCGCCCCGAACGCGCAGAACACCGAGGCCGCCCACGGCTCGGCGCTCGGCGACGACGAGGTCGCGGCCACCAAGCGCGTCCTCGGCTTCGACCCGGAGAAGTCCTTCGAGGTCGCGGACGAGGTCATCGCCCACACCCGGGGCGCGCTCGAGCGCGGCCAGGCCGCCCGCGCCGTGTGGGAGAAGTCCTTCCAGCAGTGGCGGGACAACAATCCCGACCGCGCCGCCGAGTTCGAGCGCGTCGCCGCGGGCGAGCTGCCCACCGGCTGGGAGGAGAAGCTCCCGGTCTTCGAGCCCGGCAAGGGTGTCGCCACCCGTGCCGCGTCCGGCAAGGTGCTCCAGGCGCTCGGCGCGGTCATCCCCGAGCTGTGGGGCGGCTCCGCCGACCTCGCGGGTTCCAACAACACGACGATCGACAAGACGTCGTCGTTCCTCCCGGCGGGCAACCCGCTGCCGGAGGCGGACCCCTACGGCCGTACCGTCCACTTCGGTATCCGCGAGCACTCCATGGCCGCGGAGATGAACGGCATCGCGCTGCACGGCAACACCCGCATCTACGGCGGCACCTTCCTGGTGTTCTCCGACTACATGCGCAACGCCGTGCGACTCTCCGCCCTGATGCACGTGCCGGTGACGTACGTGTGGACGCACGACTCCATCGGCCTCGGCGAGGACGGCCCCACCCACCAGCCGGTCGAGCACCTGGCCTCGCTGCGCGCCATCCCGGGCCTGAACGTCGTACGGCCGGCCGACGCCAACGAAACGGCGATCGCCTGGCGCGAGATCCTCAAGCGCTGGACGAAGGTCTTCGGCAAGGGCGCCCCGCACGGTCTGGTCCTCACCCGCCAGGGCGTGCCGACGTACGAGCCCGACGAGAACGCGGCCAAGGGCGGGTACGTCCTGTTCGAGGCCTCCACGGGGACGCCGGAGGTGATCCTCGTCGCCACCGGCTCCGAGGTGCACGTCGCCGTCGAGGCGCGCGAGCGGCTGGAAGCCGACGGTGTGCCCACGCGCGTGGTGTCCATGCCGTCCGTGGAGTGGTTCGAGGAGCAGGACCAGGGGTACCGGGACAGCGTGCTGCCCCCGTCCGTCAAGGCCCGCGTCGCGGTCGAGGCGGGTATCGGACTCACCTGGCACAAGTACGTCGGGGACGCGGGACGCATCGTTTCCCTGGAGCACTTCGGTGCGTCCGCCGATGGCAAGGTCCTCTTCCAGGAGTACGGCTTCACCGCGGAGAACGTGGCCGCCAAGGCCCGGGAATCCCTCGCCGCCGCCCAGCGCTGA
- the tal gene encoding transaldolase, whose product MTDALKRLSEEGVAIWLDDLSRKRITSGNLAELIDQQHVVGVTTNPSIFQKAISQGDGYDQQLSDLAARKVTVEEAIRMITTADVRDAADILRPVFDATGGQDGRVSIEVDPRLAHHTKPTVAEARQLAWLVDRPNTLIKIPATMGGLPAITEVIGLGISVNVTLIFSLERYRQVMDAYLAGLEQAKERGLDLSKIHSVASFFVSRVDTEIDKRLDALGTDEAKAARGKAGLANARLAYQAYEEVFAGERWAALEKAGANKQRPLWASTGVKDPAYKDTLYVDDLVAPNTVNTMPEATLFAAEDHGQITGDTVTGTYEQARAEIDAVEKLGISYDEVVQLLEDEGVEKFEASWNDLLKSTEAELQRLAPSEG is encoded by the coding sequence ATGACAGACGCACTCAAGCGCCTCTCCGAAGAAGGCGTCGCGATCTGGCTGGACGACCTGTCGCGCAAGCGGATCACGTCCGGCAACCTGGCCGAACTGATCGACCAGCAGCACGTCGTGGGCGTCACCACCAACCCGTCGATCTTCCAGAAGGCGATCTCGCAGGGCGACGGCTACGACCAGCAGCTGTCGGACCTCGCCGCCCGCAAGGTCACCGTCGAAGAGGCCATCCGCATGATCACGACGGCGGACGTCCGTGACGCCGCCGACATCCTGCGCCCGGTCTTCGACGCCACCGGCGGCCAGGACGGCCGGGTCTCGATCGAGGTCGACCCGCGCCTGGCGCACCACACCAAGCCGACGGTCGCCGAGGCCAGGCAGCTCGCCTGGCTGGTCGACCGCCCCAACACCCTCATCAAGATCCCGGCCACGATGGGCGGCCTGCCGGCGATCACCGAGGTCATCGGCCTCGGTATCAGCGTCAACGTCACGCTGATCTTCTCCCTGGAGCGCTACCGCCAGGTCATGGACGCCTACCTGGCCGGCCTGGAGCAGGCCAAGGAGCGCGGCCTGGACCTGTCGAAGATCCACTCCGTGGCGTCCTTCTTCGTGTCCCGGGTGGACACCGAGATCGACAAGCGGCTCGACGCGCTCGGCACCGACGAGGCCAAGGCCGCCCGCGGCAAGGCGGGCCTCGCCAACGCCCGGCTCGCCTACCAGGCGTACGAGGAGGTCTTCGCCGGCGAGCGCTGGGCCGCGCTGGAGAAGGCCGGCGCCAACAAGCAGCGTCCGCTGTGGGCCTCCACCGGTGTGAAGGACCCCGCCTACAAGGACACCCTGTACGTGGACGACCTGGTCGCCCCGAACACGGTGAACACCATGCCGGAGGCGACCCTGTTCGCCGCCGAGGACCACGGGCAGATCACCGGCGACACCGTCACCGGCACCTACGAGCAGGCCCGTGCCGAGATCGACGCCGTCGAGAAGCTCGGCATCTCCTACGACGAGGTGGTCCAGCTCCTCGAGGACGAGGGCGTGGAGAAGTTCGAGGCGTCCTGGAACGACCTGCTCAAGTCGACCGAGGCGGAGCTCCAGCGCCTCGCCCCCTCGGAGGGCTGA
- the zwf gene encoding glucose-6-phosphate dehydrogenase, with translation MSSSNPLRDPADRRLPRIAGPSGLVIFGVTGDLSRKKLMPAVYDLANRGLLPPGFSLVGFARREWEHEDFAQEVHDAVKEHARTPFREEVWQQLVQGMRFVQGTFDDDDAFERLRGTIEELDKAQGTGGNFAFYLSVPPRSFPVVIQQLKKHGLADQKNGSWRRAVIEKPFGHDLASAEELNKVVHEVFGSDQVFRIDHYLGKETVQNILALRFANTMFEPIWNRSFVDHVQITMAEDIGIGGRAGYYDGIGAARDVIQNHLLQLMALTAMEEPASFDADALAAEKTKVLGAVRLPKDLGRATVRAQYAAGWQGGEKAVGYLEEDGIDPKSKTDTYAAVKLEVDNRRWAGVPFYLRTGKRLGRRVTEIAVVFQRAPHSPFDSTATEELGANAIVIRVQPDEGITVRFGSKVPGTSMEIRDVSMDFAYGESFTESSPEAYERLILDVLLGDSNLFPRTEEVELSWKILDPIERYWDKNGKPAQYPSGTWGPVEADEMLERDGRSWRRP, from the coding sequence CTGTCGAGCAGCAACCCGCTGCGTGACCCCGCCGACCGACGGCTCCCGCGTATCGCGGGGCCGTCGGGTCTGGTCATCTTCGGCGTCACGGGCGATTTGTCCCGGAAGAAGCTCATGCCCGCGGTGTACGACCTCGCCAACCGGGGTCTGCTGCCGCCGGGCTTCTCGCTGGTCGGCTTCGCGCGCCGCGAGTGGGAGCACGAGGACTTCGCGCAGGAGGTCCACGACGCCGTCAAGGAGCACGCCCGCACGCCCTTCCGCGAGGAGGTCTGGCAGCAGCTCGTCCAGGGCATGCGCTTCGTGCAGGGCACCTTCGACGACGACGACGCCTTCGAGCGGCTGCGCGGCACGATCGAGGAACTCGACAAGGCACAGGGCACGGGCGGCAACTTCGCCTTCTACCTCTCCGTGCCGCCGCGTTCCTTCCCGGTGGTCATCCAGCAGCTGAAGAAGCACGGGCTGGCCGACCAGAAGAACGGCTCCTGGCGACGCGCGGTCATCGAGAAGCCCTTCGGTCACGACCTCGCCTCGGCCGAGGAGCTCAACAAGGTCGTCCACGAGGTCTTCGGCTCGGACCAGGTCTTCCGCATCGACCACTACCTGGGCAAGGAGACCGTCCAGAACATCCTGGCGCTGCGCTTCGCCAACACGATGTTCGAGCCGATCTGGAACCGGTCCTTCGTGGACCATGTACAGATCACGATGGCCGAGGACATCGGCATCGGCGGCCGGGCCGGTTACTACGACGGCATCGGCGCCGCCCGTGACGTCATCCAGAACCACCTGCTCCAGCTCATGGCCCTCACGGCCATGGAGGAGCCGGCCTCCTTCGACGCGGACGCGCTGGCCGCCGAGAAGACCAAGGTGCTCGGCGCCGTGCGGCTGCCGAAGGACCTGGGCCGCGCCACCGTGCGGGCCCAGTACGCGGCCGGATGGCAGGGCGGCGAGAAGGCCGTCGGCTACCTCGAAGAGGACGGCATCGACCCCAAGTCGAAGACCGACACCTACGCGGCCGTCAAGCTGGAGGTCGACAACCGCCGCTGGGCGGGCGTCCCCTTCTATCTGCGCACCGGCAAGCGCCTCGGCCGCCGGGTCACCGAGATCGCGGTGGTCTTCCAGCGCGCTCCCCACTCCCCCTTCGACTCCACGGCCACCGAGGAGCTGGGCGCCAACGCGATCGTCATCCGCGTCCAGCCCGACGAGGGCATCACCGTCCGGTTCGGCTCCAAGGTTCCGGGCACCTCGATGGAGATCCGGGACGTGTCGATGGACTTCGCCTACGGCGAGTCCTTCACGGAGTCCTCGCCCGAGGCGTACGAGCGCCTCATCCTCGACGTGCTGCTGGGCGACTCGAACCTCTTCCCCCGCACGGAAGAGGTGGAGCTGTCCTGGAAGATCCTCGACCCGATCGAGCGGTACTGGGACAAGAACGGCAAGCCCGCGCAGTACCCGTCGGGCACGTGGGGACCCGTCGAGGCCGACGAGATGCTCGAGCGAGACGGACGGAGCTGGCGCCGGCCATGA
- the opcA gene encoding glucose-6-phosphate dehydrogenase assembly protein OpcA yields the protein MKTDLTDTTASKINKALVQGRRAIGTPAVGMVLTLVVVTDEENAYDALKAANDASHEHPSRTLVVIKRVSRSPRGRTQSRLDAEVRLGADAGSGETVILRLYGEVSDHAQSVVLPLLLPDAPVVVWWSVDAPRDPAGDPLGALGQRRVTDSYAAEKPVDELRARAESYEPGDTDLAWARITPWRSMLAAALDQVSCEIVSAEVAGEESNPSVELLAMWLADRLHVHVRRAISAGPGLTQVRMETTGGPITLHRSDGAMAVLALPGQPDRAVALKRRETSELLAEELRRLDPDDTYASALRFGVDRLGGIQSAAEREAERAQAAARPTPSLPVRGVPDPAPAGRDAAPAQPSAAPAGQGDADRPTPAQMPPVRKADPQ from the coding sequence ATGAAGACAGACCTCACGGACACCACTGCCAGCAAGATCAACAAGGCGTTGGTGCAGGGCCGGCGTGCGATAGGCACGCCCGCCGTGGGCATGGTGCTGACCCTCGTCGTCGTCACGGACGAGGAGAACGCCTACGACGCCCTGAAGGCCGCCAATGACGCGTCGCACGAGCACCCCTCGCGCACGCTCGTGGTCATCAAGCGCGTCTCGCGGTCCCCCCGGGGCCGCACCCAGTCCCGGCTCGACGCCGAGGTACGGCTGGGCGCGGACGCGGGCAGCGGCGAGACGGTGATCCTCCGGCTGTACGGCGAGGTCTCCGACCACGCCCAGTCCGTCGTCCTGCCGCTGCTGCTACCGGACGCGCCGGTGGTGGTCTGGTGGTCGGTGGACGCCCCGCGCGACCCGGCGGGCGACCCGCTGGGCGCCCTGGGCCAGCGCCGGGTCACCGACAGCTACGCGGCCGAGAAGCCCGTCGACGAGCTGCGCGCCCGTGCCGAGAGCTACGAGCCGGGCGACACCGACCTGGCGTGGGCCCGGATCACCCCGTGGCGCTCGATGCTGGCCGCCGCTCTCGACCAGGTGAGCTGCGAGATCGTCTCCGCCGAGGTGGCGGGCGAGGAGTCCAATCCGAGCGTCGAGCTGCTCGCCATGTGGCTCGCGGACCGGCTCCATGTGCACGTCCGCCGCGCCATCTCGGCCGGCCCGGGGCTGACCCAGGTCCGGATGGAGACGACCGGCGGTCCGATCACGCTGCACCGCTCGGACGGTGCGATGGCCGTCCTGGCCCTGCCGGGCCAGCCGGACCGCGCGGTGGCGCTGAAGCGCCGCGAGACGTCCGAGCTGCTCGCGGAGGAGCTGCGCAGGCTCGACCCCGACGACACGTACGCGTCCGCCCTGCGGTTCGGCGTGGACCGGCTCGGCGGGATCCAGTCGGCCGCGGAACGGGAGGCGGAGCGGGCCCAGGCCGCCGCTCGGCCCACGCCGTCCCTTCCGGTCCGCGGGGTGCCGGACCCGGCGCCCGCCGGCCGTGACGCCGCACCGGCTCAGCCGTCCGCCGCCCCGGCGGGTCAGGGTGACGCCGACCGGCCCACTCCGGCGCAGATGCCCCCGGTCAGGAAAGCGGACCCGCAGTGA
- the pgl gene encoding 6-phosphogluconolactonase, with amino-acid sequence MSTPQLVVHHDKELMAQAAAARLITKIVDAQASRGQASVVLTGGRNGNGLLAALAAAPARDAVDWARLDLWWGDERFVPEGDPERNVTQAREALLDSVPVDPKRVHAMPASDGPYGADVEAAAAAYAEELARAAGPENHGAVPAFDVLMLGVGPDTHVASLFPELPAVRETERTVVGVRGAPKPPPTRVTLTLPAIRAAREVWLLAAGEDKAQAAAIALSGAGEIQAPAAGARGRSRTLWLLDTAAASRLPRSLYPPASA; translated from the coding sequence GTGAGCACTCCCCAGCTGGTCGTGCACCACGACAAGGAACTGATGGCGCAGGCCGCCGCGGCCCGCCTCATCACGAAGATCGTGGACGCCCAGGCCTCCCGGGGCCAGGCGTCCGTCGTCCTCACGGGCGGCCGCAACGGCAACGGTCTGCTGGCCGCGCTGGCCGCCGCGCCCGCACGTGACGCCGTCGACTGGGCCCGGCTCGACCTGTGGTGGGGCGACGAACGCTTCGTGCCCGAGGGCGACCCGGAGCGCAATGTCACGCAGGCCCGTGAGGCCCTGCTGGACTCCGTCCCGGTGGACCCGAAACGCGTGCACGCCATGCCCGCGTCCGACGGTCCGTACGGCGCCGACGTGGAAGCGGCCGCGGCCGCCTACGCGGAGGAGCTGGCCCGCGCGGCCGGTCCCGAGAACCACGGGGCCGTGCCCGCCTTCGACGTGCTGATGCTGGGCGTCGGCCCGGACACCCATGTGGCCTCGCTCTTCCCGGAGCTGCCGGCCGTGCGGGAGACCGAGCGCACGGTGGTGGGCGTACGCGGCGCGCCCAAGCCCCCGCCGACCCGGGTCACCCTCACCCTCCCGGCGATCCGGGCGGCCCGTGAGGTGTGGCTGCTCGCGGCCGGCGAGGACAAGGCCCAGGCCGCGGCGATCGCCCTGTCCGGCGCGGGCGAGATCCAGGCCCCCGCGGCGGGCGCCCGGGGCCGCTCGCGCACCCTGTGGCTGCTGGACACGGCGGCGGCCTCCCGGCTCCCGAGGTCGCTGTACCCACCGGCGTCCGCCTGA
- the pgi gene encoding glucose-6-phosphate isomerase, whose product MNADGRTRLNQTPEWTALVKHREELGEVRLRELFAADPGRGSGYTLRVGDLHIDYSKHLVTDETLRRLRELAVATDVFGLRDAMFRGEKINITEDRAVLHTALRAPRDAVIEVDGENVVPAVHAVLDKMAGFADRVRSGAWTGHTGRRIRNVVNIGIGGSDLGPAMAYEVLRGYTDRDLTVRFVSNVDGADLHEATRDLDPAETLFVIASKTFTTIETITNATSARSWLLDALDGGQAAVAKHFVALSTNAEKVADFGIDTANMFEFWDWVGGRYSFDSAIGLSLMIAIGPERFREMLDGFHLVDEHFRTAPAESNVPLLLGLLGIWYGNFHDAQSHAVLPYSHYLSKFTAYLQQLDMESNGKSTGRDGKEVDWQTGPIVWGTPGTNGQHAYYQLIHQGTKLVPADFIGFAEPAAELRDELKAQHDLLMANFFAQTQALAFGKTPEEVRAEGVPEELVAHKTFKGDHPTTTILARELTPSVLGQLVALYEHKVFVQGAVWNIDSFDQWGVELGKVLAKRVEPALTEGAEVPGLDASTRALVAKYRELRGR is encoded by the coding sequence ATGAACGCAGACGGCCGTACGAGGCTCAACCAGACGCCCGAGTGGACCGCTCTGGTCAAACACCGCGAGGAACTCGGCGAGGTGCGGCTGCGGGAGCTGTTCGCCGCCGACCCCGGGCGCGGATCGGGATACACGCTGCGGGTCGGTGACCTGCACATCGACTACTCCAAGCACCTCGTCACCGACGAGACCCTGCGGCGCCTGCGCGAACTGGCCGTCGCCACCGACGTCTTCGGCCTCAGGGACGCGATGTTCCGCGGCGAGAAGATCAACATCACCGAGGACCGTGCGGTCCTGCACACCGCTCTGCGCGCCCCGCGCGACGCGGTGATCGAGGTCGACGGGGAGAACGTCGTCCCGGCGGTGCACGCGGTCCTCGACAAGATGGCCGGCTTCGCCGACCGCGTCCGCTCCGGCGCCTGGACCGGCCACACCGGCCGGCGCATCCGGAACGTGGTGAACATCGGTATCGGCGGTTCCGACCTGGGCCCGGCCATGGCCTACGAGGTGCTGCGCGGCTACACCGACCGCGACCTCACGGTCCGTTTCGTGTCCAACGTGGACGGCGCCGACCTGCACGAGGCCACCCGCGACCTCGACCCGGCGGAAACACTGTTCGTCATCGCGTCGAAGACCTTCACCACCATCGAGACGATCACCAACGCGACCTCGGCCCGCAGCTGGCTGCTGGACGCGCTCGACGGGGGACAGGCTGCCGTCGCCAAGCACTTCGTCGCGCTGTCGACGAACGCCGAGAAGGTCGCGGACTTCGGCATCGACACGGCCAACATGTTCGAGTTCTGGGACTGGGTCGGCGGACGCTACTCCTTCGACTCGGCGATCGGCCTGTCCCTGATGATCGCCATCGGCCCGGAACGCTTCCGCGAGATGCTCGACGGCTTCCACCTCGTCGACGAGCACTTCAGGACCGCGCCCGCCGAGTCCAACGTGCCGCTGCTGCTGGGCCTGCTGGGCATCTGGTACGGCAACTTCCACGACGCCCAGTCGCACGCCGTGCTCCCCTACAGCCACTACCTGTCCAAGTTCACCGCCTACCTCCAGCAGCTGGACATGGAGTCCAACGGCAAGTCCACGGGCCGGGACGGCAAGGAGGTCGACTGGCAGACCGGCCCGATCGTCTGGGGCACGCCGGGCACCAACGGGCAGCACGCCTACTACCAGCTCATCCACCAGGGCACGAAGCTCGTCCCGGCCGACTTCATCGGTTTCGCCGAGCCGGCCGCCGAGCTGCGCGACGAGCTCAAGGCCCAGCACGACCTGCTCATGGCCAACTTCTTCGCCCAGACCCAGGCGCTGGCCTTCGGCAAGACACCCGAGGAGGTGCGCGCCGAGGGCGTGCCGGAGGAGCTGGTGGCCCACAAGACGTTCAAGGGCGACCACCCCACGACCACGATCCTCGCCCGTGAGCTGACCCCCTCGGTCCTCGGCCAGCTCGTGGCGCTCTACGAGCACAAGGTGTTCGTGCAGGGCGCGGTGTGGAACATCGACTCCTTCGACCAGTGGGGAGTGGAGCTCGGCAAGGTGCTCGCCAAGCGTGTCGAACCCGCCCTCACCGAGGGCGCCGAGGTTCCCGGCCTGGACGCGTCCACCAGGGCCCTGGTCGCCAAGTACCGGGAGCTGCGCGGTCGGTAG
- a CDS encoding RNA polymerase-binding protein RbpA codes for MASGNAIRGSRVGAGPMGEAERGESAPRLRISFWCSNGHETVPSFASDAQVPETWDCPRCGFPAGQDRDNPPDPPRTEPYKTHLAYVRERRSDADGEAILAEALAKLRGEI; via the coding sequence GTGGCAAGTGGCAACGCGATCCGAGGAAGCCGGGTCGGGGCGGGGCCGATGGGCGAGGCCGAGCGGGGCGAGTCCGCGCCGCGTCTGCGCATCTCCTTCTGGTGCTCCAACGGACACGAGACGGTGCCCAGCTTCGCCAGCGACGCGCAGGTTCCCGAGACCTGGGACTGCCCGCGCTGCGGCTTTCCCGCGGGGCAGGACCGGGACAACCCACCGGACCCGCCGCGCACCGAGCCCTACAAGACCCACCTCGCCTATGTGCGGGAGCGCCGCAGCGACGCGGACGGCGAGGCGATCCTCGCCGAGGCGCTCGCCAAACTGCGGGGCGAGATCTAA